One segment of Thermodesulfovibrio sp. 3907-1M DNA contains the following:
- the rsmH gene encoding 16S rRNA (cytosine(1402)-N(4))-methyltransferase RsmH codes for MDYKIHIPVMVKEVMELLNPVSHGTYVDATVGCAGHSLEILKRLDHQGRLIGIDRDESAIEISKEVLNDSRVILKKAKFSQLKEVLKELNIDSIDGIIFDLGVSMLQLKDFSRGFSFYSNENLDMRMDQTGALTAWDVVNKYSEKELERIFKEYGDEPFARRIARQIVRQRVKKTIDTCKELADLIERVIPRHGRLHPATQVFQAIRIEVNKEIDELIEGLSQALELLKSGGRICVISYHSGEDRVVKNFFREKQQNGIVRVLTKKPILPSLEEVSQNPSSRSARLRGGEKV; via the coding sequence ATGGATTATAAAATACATATTCCGGTAATGGTTAAAGAAGTAATGGAGCTTCTTAATCCAGTTTCTCATGGAACTTATGTGGATGCTACTGTAGGTTGTGCAGGACATTCACTGGAAATACTTAAAAGGCTTGACCATCAGGGAAGACTAATTGGCATTGACAGGGATGAATCAGCAATAGAGATCTCAAAAGAAGTTCTTAATGATTCAAGGGTGATTTTAAAAAAAGCAAAATTTTCTCAATTAAAGGAGGTTTTAAAGGAATTAAATATTGACAGTATTGATGGTATTATTTTTGACCTCGGAGTTTCAATGCTTCAGTTAAAGGATTTTTCAAGAGGATTCAGTTTTTATTCTAATGAAAATCTTGATATGAGAATGGATCAAACAGGTGCTTTAACAGCCTGGGATGTGGTAAACAAATATTCAGAAAAGGAGCTTGAAAGGATTTTTAAAGAATATGGTGATGAACCCTTTGCAAGAAGAATAGCAAGACAGATCGTGAGACAGAGAGTCAAAAAAACAATTGATACATGTAAAGAACTGGCAGATTTAATTGAAAGAGTTATTCCAAGACATGGAAGACTTCATCCCGCAACTCAGGTTTTTCAGGCAATAAGAATAGAAGTGAATAAAGAAATTGACGAATTAATAGAAGGACTTTCCCAGGCACTGGAATTATTAAAATCAGGTGGAAGGATATGCGTTATTTCCTACCATTCAGGTGAGGACAGGGTTGTAAAGAATTTTTTCAGAGAAAAACAACAGAATGGAATTGTCAGGGTTCTCACTAAGAAACCCATTTTACCATCTCTTGAAGAGGTTTCTCAAAATCCTTCATCAAGAAGTGCAAGACTCAGGGGAGGTGAAAAAGTATGA
- the mraZ gene encoding division/cell wall cluster transcriptional repressor MraZ produces MVNSGAKWSMISFIGKYYHNLDQKGRVILPAPFREVLATKYASGKLYLTNAPFDKALHLYPLEEWLKLEEKIRQLPKSDEAVMYFLRRVIAGAIPCELDKQGRILIPYEHRQDAGINSEVVIVGQIDRIEIWDKPTWDSITDPSKVDIKRIQDGLARYGL; encoded by the coding sequence GTGGTAAATAGTGGTGCAAAGTGGAGTATGATATCTTTCATAGGAAAATATTACCATAATCTTGATCAAAAAGGAAGAGTTATTCTGCCAGCTCCTTTTAGAGAGGTTTTGGCAACAAAGTATGCTTCAGGCAAACTTTATCTTACAAATGCTCCATTTGATAAGGCTTTGCATCTTTATCCTCTTGAAGAATGGCTAAAGCTTGAAGAGAAAATAAGACAGCTTCCCAAATCAGATGAGGCTGTAATGTACTTTTTAAGGAGAGTTATAGCAGGAGCTATACCTTGTGAGCTTGATAAACAGGGGAGAATACTGATCCCCTACGAACACAGACAGGATGCTGGAATTAATTCAGAGGTTGTTATTGTTGGGCAGATTGACAGAATAGAAATATGGGATAAACCTACATGGGATAGCATCACTGATCCATCAAAGGTGGATATAAAGAGGATACAGGATGGCCTTGCCAGGTATGGATTATAA
- the bioF gene encoding 8-amino-7-oxononanoate synthase, whose product MSEKIFEIFEKKLEKLKQENLYRSIKDMESRKGMKITIEGKNYINFSSNDYLGLSQHPLVKQAAKQAVEIFGCAGGASRLLCGGTILHKKLEELLCEFKGTESSIVLNSGYTANTSLIPALADEEDIIFSDELNHASIIDGVRLSKAKKIIYKHADMNDLYKKIKETSCNGKKIIITDTVFSMDGDIAPLQELYEICKSEGAILYIDDAHGTGVLGQGHGAWKHFNLPKENFVVQMGTLSKAIGCFGAFVCGASSLIEWFINSARGFIFSTALPATIIASAFASLKIIMDDKTLIERLWQNTEKVMEVVKNLNIKTTDTQTPIIPVVFNTIHEATEASKIFNDLGIYAPVIRPPTVKLPRIRITISAGHTDRDIERLIEAFNLLYRQLHRV is encoded by the coding sequence ATGAGTGAAAAAATTTTTGAAATTTTTGAAAAAAAGCTTGAAAAACTTAAACAGGAAAATCTCTATCGCTCAATAAAAGATATGGAATCAAGGAAGGGGATGAAGATTACAATTGAGGGGAAAAACTACATAAACTTTTCATCCAATGACTATCTTGGACTGAGTCAGCATCCACTGGTAAAACAAGCAGCAAAGCAAGCAGTTGAAATTTTTGGCTGTGCTGGAGGGGCATCAAGGCTTCTTTGTGGAGGCACGATTTTGCATAAAAAACTGGAAGAGCTTTTATGTGAATTTAAAGGCACTGAAAGCTCCATTGTTCTCAACTCTGGTTATACGGCAAATACTTCTTTAATACCAGCACTGGCTGATGAAGAAGATATAATCTTCAGTGACGAACTTAATCATGCAAGCATAATTGACGGAGTGAGGCTCAGTAAAGCAAAAAAAATTATTTATAAACATGCTGATATGAATGATTTATACAAAAAGATAAAAGAAACTTCATGTAATGGCAAAAAAATTATAATAACAGACACTGTCTTCAGTATGGATGGAGATATTGCACCACTTCAAGAGCTTTATGAAATCTGCAAATCTGAAGGTGCAATTCTTTATATTGATGATGCTCATGGAACAGGTGTTCTTGGACAGGGACATGGTGCATGGAAACATTTTAATCTTCCTAAGGAAAATTTCGTAGTGCAAATGGGAACTCTTTCAAAAGCAATAGGTTGTTTTGGTGCATTTGTATGTGGAGCAAGTAGTTTAATAGAATGGTTTATAAACTCAGCAAGAGGATTTATTTTTTCCACTGCGCTTCCAGCAACTATTATTGCCTCTGCCTTTGCTTCCTTAAAAATTATTATGGATGATAAAACTCTTATTGAAAGACTGTGGCAAAATACAGAGAAAGTTATGGAAGTTGTGAAAAATCTTAATATAAAAACAACAGATACGCAAACGCCCATTATTCCAGTTGTCTTTAATACCATACATGAGGCAACAGAGGCTTCAAAAATCTTTAATGATTTAGGTATCTATGCACCTGTTATAAGACCTCCAACAGTAAAACTACCAAGAATAAGAATCACAATAAGTGCGGGGCACACAGACAGAGATATTGAAAGACTTATTGAGGCTTTTAACCTCCTCTACCGGCAACTTCACCGAGTTTAA
- a CDS encoding type II secretion system F family protein yields MPTTFIWKGRTEEGLPVTGETEAENEGELLLALRKKGIIPRYVKEKEEKKFFGFARVSQKDILFFTRQFATLFSSGVPVLQAFDALIGQIKNKSFKKVLIQLRNDIEKGSSLADAMKKHPRVFSSLFVNMVRAGEEGGMLDKVLQRMADYFEKMIKLRRKIIGAMIYPSLVIAVAVLVVAIIMIFVIPTFAKLFAEMGVDLPLPTRVTIAMSNFMARSGIFILSGVIGFFIFIKFLRRSAKGKKITDAIFLKIPLLGVILLKASLSRFARTLGTLLGSGVPILNSMEIAARASGNKVIEDIVIEMREDVTAGKSLTEVLKSKPIIFPPIFVQMVSVGESTGKTDEMLNKVADFYDEEVDNAVANLMSMLEPALIVFLGVTIGFIVISLYLPIFKLGEVAGRGG; encoded by the coding sequence ATGCCTACAACTTTTATCTGGAAGGGTAGAACAGAAGAAGGACTTCCAGTAACAGGTGAAACTGAAGCTGAGAATGAAGGAGAATTGCTTTTAGCCTTAAGGAAAAAGGGAATAATTCCAAGGTATGTAAAAGAAAAGGAAGAGAAAAAATTTTTTGGTTTTGCAAGAGTCTCTCAGAAAGATATTCTGTTTTTTACCCGTCAGTTTGCAACTCTTTTTTCTTCAGGTGTGCCTGTCCTTCAGGCTTTTGATGCATTAATTGGTCAGATAAAGAATAAAAGCTTCAAAAAAGTTCTTATTCAATTAAGAAATGACATAGAAAAAGGCTCCTCCTTAGCTGATGCCATGAAAAAGCATCCAAGAGTATTCAGCTCACTTTTTGTAAATATGGTTAGAGCAGGAGAGGAAGGTGGAATGCTTGACAAGGTGCTACAGCGTATGGCTGATTATTTTGAAAAAATGATAAAGCTCCGTAGAAAAATTATTGGTGCCATGATCTATCCCAGTCTGGTAATAGCTGTAGCTGTTCTGGTTGTGGCAATTATCATGATATTTGTTATTCCAACATTTGCTAAATTGTTTGCTGAAATGGGAGTTGATCTTCCTCTTCCTACAAGAGTCACAATTGCTATGAGCAATTTCATGGCAAGGTCAGGAATTTTTATACTTTCAGGAGTTATTGGATTTTTCATATTTATAAAATTTTTGCGAAGGTCTGCTAAAGGTAAAAAAATAACAGATGCCATTTTTTTGAAGATTCCTCTTTTAGGAGTTATTTTGCTCAAAGCTTCTCTTTCAAGGTTTGCAAGAACACTTGGAACACTTCTTGGTAGTGGAGTCCCTATACTCAACAGCATGGAGATTGCAGCAAGAGCTTCAGGAAATAAAGTTATAGAGGATATTGTTATTGAAATGAGAGAGGATGTAACTGCTGGTAAATCTCTTACAGAGGTTTTAAAATCAAAACCTATAATTTTTCCGCCAATATTTGTTCAGATGGTAAGTGTTGGAGAGTCTACTGGTAAAACCGATGAGATGCTCAATAAAGTAGCAGATTTTTATGATGAAGAAGTTGACAATGCTGTTGCTAATCTTATGAGCATGCTTGAGCCTGCTTTAATAGTATTTCTTGGCGTTACAATAGGATTTATTGTCATATCCCTTTATCTACCAATATTTAAACTCGGTGAAGTTGCCGGTAGAGGAGGTTAA
- the sdhD gene encoding succinate dehydrogenase, hydrophobic membrane anchor protein, protein MWSWLLHRITGVILAFGLVYHFFMMHFIQPEAYSYEAVIQRLSEPSWKVFNIVFLLSALYHGFYGLDGLVTEYVKNNSLKRFLKVMVFIIPLGLAFFGFKIVFL, encoded by the coding sequence ATGTGGAGCTGGCTTTTACATAGAATAACAGGTGTGATTCTTGCTTTTGGGCTGGTTTATCATTTTTTTATGATGCACTTTATTCAACCTGAGGCATATTCCTATGAAGCAGTAATTCAAAGATTGAGTGAGCCGTCATGGAAGGTTTTTAATATTGTTTTTCTTCTGTCAGCTTTATATCACGGTTTTTATGGATTAGATGGGCTGGTTACAGAGTATGTAAAAAACAACTCATTGAAAAGATTCTTGAAAGTTATGGTATTTATTATTCCATTAGGACTTGCTTTCTTCGGGTTTAAAATTGTATTTTTATAA
- the sdhC gene encoding succinate dehydrogenase, cytochrome b556 subunit — MRYKWNTGSIAWLVHRVTGIILTLYLIAHIYVLSHLKDPVAYDKLMALMKNPIIKIGELILFAIVLKHVFAGIRITLLEIGVSTKYQKQIAYAGAAVVAVLWFIGAFYFLKEVF, encoded by the coding sequence ATGAGATATAAATGGAATACAGGCTCAATTGCCTGGCTCGTTCATAGAGTTACAGGAATTATTCTTACACTTTACTTAATCGCTCATATTTATGTTTTGAGCCATTTAAAAGATCCAGTGGCATATGATAAATTAATGGCATTGATGAAAAATCCCATTATTAAGATTGGCGAATTAATTCTTTTCGCTATAGTTCTAAAACATGTTTTTGCAGGCATAAGAATCACACTTCTTGAGATAGGGGTATCAACGAAGTATCAAAAACAGATAGCTTATGCTGGAGCAGCAGTTGTAGCAGTTTTATGGTTTATTGGTGCTTTTTACTTTTTAAAGGAGGTGTTCTAA
- a CDS encoding succinate dehydrogenase iron-sulfur subunit, with protein sequence MEKYYTFRIKRYLPDKNPSQRWDEFRIKLNSMERVLDGLIKIKETRDGTLTFRKSCAHGVCGSCAMKINGKNRLACQTLVKDLPELIVIEPLPSLPVIKDLVVDMTLFFEKNDRVLPYLINDEPPPERERIQSPEDQHKILESITCIMCGSCTTSCPVFWADKEYLGPSALLKAYRFLFDTRDRATEQRLEKITGEHGVWRCHSIFNCVEVCPKEIDITKHILKLKRMAVKKGFTGGER encoded by the coding sequence ATGGAAAAATATTACACCTTCAGAATTAAAAGATATTTACCCGATAAAAATCCTTCCCAAAGATGGGATGAGTTCAGAATTAAGCTTAATAGCATGGAAAGGGTATTAGATGGACTTATTAAGATTAAAGAGACAAGAGATGGAACTCTCACATTCAGAAAATCATGTGCTCACGGAGTATGTGGTTCCTGTGCAATGAAGATTAATGGTAAAAACAGGCTCGCCTGTCAGACGCTGGTAAAGGATCTGCCAGAACTTATAGTGATTGAGCCTTTGCCTTCCCTGCCTGTGATAAAGGATCTTGTGGTAGATATGACTCTGTTTTTTGAGAAAAATGACAGAGTTTTACCCTATTTGATAAATGACGAACCTCCACCTGAAAGGGAAAGGATTCAATCACCTGAAGACCAGCATAAAATTCTTGAGTCAATAACATGCATTATGTGCGGCAGTTGCACCACATCATGTCCTGTATTCTGGGCTGACAAAGAATATCTTGGACCAAGTGCGTTGCTTAAAGCATATAGATTTCTTTTTGATACCCGTGACAGAGCAACAGAGCAGAGACTTGAGAAAATCACAGGAGAACACGGAGTCTGGCGCTGTCATTCAATTTTTAACTGTGTGGAGGTATGTCCAAAGGAGATTGACATTACAAAGCACATTCTAAAATTAAAGCGAATGGCTGTTAAGAAAGGCTTTACAGGAGGTGAAAGATGA
- the sdhA gene encoding succinate dehydrogenase flavoprotein subunit, translating to MEINRHYFDTVIIGSGLAGCRAAIECINHGTVGVLSKLYPTRSHSTAAQGGIGAALGNEEEDSPEWHTYDTVKGSDFLGDQDAIEIMCYDAIPTIIELEHMGVPFSRTPEGKIAQRRFGGHTKEFGKAPVRRACYSADRTGHAVLFALYEQCQLKGVRFFQEFEVLDIVIENNAVQGVIAVNIKDGSIHVFESKAVIIASGGYGKIFKVTSNAYASTGECLSMLFRQGLPLEDMEFFQFHPTGLYGLGILITEGARGEGGILINGKGERFMERYAPTIKDLAPRDMVSRAILTEIRQGRGIDGKDYVYLDLRHVDKKILEERLPEITTFCKIYMGIDPSESPIPVVPTAHYAMGGIPTDNDGRVLRDVDGSVVYGLYAAGECACVSVHGANRLGCNSLLDTVVFGRRAGKAASEILKSNTRGRVSKERIQAVSDCINMLKNSTGRETVASVRKDLQSVMMDKCSVFRTEEGLKTVIEEIQKLKERYKEISITDKSKTFNTELLEAIELGHMLTLAEVIACSALQRTESRGAHCREDYPKRDDENWLKHTFAFQTDKGITFKFKPVKITRFKPEERKY from the coding sequence GTGGAAATTAACAGACACTACTTTGACACAGTTATTATTGGTTCAGGGCTTGCGGGTTGTCGTGCTGCCATTGAATGTATCAATCACGGAACAGTTGGAGTTTTAAGCAAACTTTATCCAACTCGTTCCCATTCAACAGCAGCACAGGGAGGAATTGGTGCTGCTCTTGGCAATGAAGAAGAGGACTCACCAGAATGGCATACCTATGATACTGTTAAGGGAAGCGATTTTTTAGGAGACCAGGATGCCATTGAAATTATGTGCTATGACGCCATTCCCACAATAATTGAGCTTGAACACATGGGTGTGCCTTTTTCCCGAACTCCTGAAGGCAAAATTGCCCAGAGAAGATTTGGGGGGCATACAAAGGAGTTTGGTAAAGCACCTGTTCGTAGAGCCTGTTATTCTGCTGACAGAACAGGTCATGCCGTGCTTTTTGCTCTCTATGAGCAGTGTCAGCTTAAAGGTGTAAGATTTTTTCAGGAGTTTGAGGTTCTTGATATTGTTATAGAAAACAATGCTGTTCAGGGAGTTATTGCAGTAAACATAAAGGACGGCTCAATTCATGTATTTGAATCCAAAGCAGTGATAATAGCCAGTGGTGGGTATGGGAAAATTTTTAAAGTTACCTCCAATGCCTATGCAAGCACAGGTGAATGTTTAAGCATGCTTTTCAGACAGGGACTTCCTCTTGAAGATATGGAGTTCTTTCAGTTCCATCCTACAGGACTTTACGGACTTGGAATATTGATCACTGAAGGAGCAAGAGGAGAAGGTGGAATTCTTATTAATGGTAAGGGTGAGAGATTTATGGAAAGGTATGCACCGACCATAAAAGACCTTGCACCCAGAGATATGGTATCCAGAGCAATTCTTACAGAGATAAGACAAGGAAGAGGTATTGATGGAAAAGACTATGTTTACCTTGACTTAAGACATGTGGACAAAAAAATTCTTGAAGAGAGGCTTCCAGAGATAACCACCTTCTGCAAAATCTACATGGGAATCGATCCTTCTGAGTCACCAATTCCTGTTGTTCCCACTGCTCATTATGCGATGGGTGGAATTCCAACAGATAATGATGGCAGAGTTTTAAGAGATGTGGATGGCTCAGTGGTTTACGGACTTTATGCTGCTGGTGAGTGTGCCTGTGTATCTGTTCACGGAGCAAACAGGCTTGGATGTAATTCCCTGCTTGATACTGTTGTATTTGGAAGAAGAGCAGGAAAAGCTGCTTCAGAAATTCTTAAATCAAACACAAGAGGCAGGGTCAGCAAAGAGAGAATTCAGGCAGTTTCAGACTGCATCAATATGCTTAAAAACTCAACTGGCAGGGAGACTGTTGCCTCTGTAAGAAAGGACCTTCAATCAGTCATGATGGATAAATGCTCAGTATTCAGAACTGAGGAAGGATTAAAAACAGTAATTGAAGAAATTCAGAAGTTAAAGGAGCGATATAAAGAGATATCCATTACTGATAAATCAAAGACTTTCAATACAGAGCTTCTTGAGGCAATAGAGCTCGGACACATGCTCACCCTCGCAGAAGTAATAGCCTGCAGTGCTTTACAGAGAACAGAAAGCAGAGGTGCACACTGTAGAGAGGATTATCCAAAAAGAGATGATGAAAACTGGCTCAAGCATACTTTTGCTTTTCAGACAGACAAAGGTATCACCTTCAAATTTAAACCTGTTAAAATTACAAGATTTAAACCGGAGGAGAGAAAATACTGA